TATTATATTAGTTCTTGGCGGTGACAAAAATGCGAAATAAGGTTGAACAGCTTAATCTCTCCTTTAGGATTTAGAAGCTTACAACCAACTTCACAATCTGCCTCCACTGTATTGGTATTATTTTGGATGGAGCCTAGAGTCCATCAAAAGGTGCGGCGGAATCACTCAAAAATAAAAAGTAAAATATTCTCTTTAAAGGTTGGAAAGGAGCCCGGGAACAGGAATGGATATTTCTATAAAATTTTAACCGGCTCTTAATCTCAATCTCATAATTAAATAAAAAAAGTCTAATTTAGCAGTATGTTAAAAAAGTTTTTTACAGCAGTAGGAGAATACATCCTCCTTCTTGGTAAATCGATCCAGAAACCTCAGAAAATGAGAGTATTCTGGAAGCTGTTCATGAGAGAAATTAATGATTTGGGAGTCAACTCTTTCGGGTTGGTGATCTTCACTTCTATATTTGTAGGAGCAGTAGTGGCTATTCAGATGTTTAATAACTTTGATGCTTCCTCATTTCCTATCCCCCCTTCATTTGTAGGCTATGCCACCAAGGCAGTTCTTATTTTAGAATTTGCACCCACCATTATCAGCTTAATTCTAGCGGGTAAGGTAGGTTCATATATTGCTTCCAGTATAGGAACGATGAGGGTTTCTGAGCAAATTGATGCGCTTGACATTATGGGAGTAAACTCTCCAAATTTCCTTATCTTTCCAAAGATCATCGCCTGTATGCTCTTTAATCCTTTATTAATTGCCATCAGTATCGTTTTTGGTATCGGCGGAGGTTATATTGCTGGTATTCTGACCGGAAACTGGACGACAAACGACTACATGATTGGTATTCAAATGTATATGCCTAATCTTTTTATTTATTACGCATTTACCAAAACCATTGTTTTTGCCTTCATTATTGCCACCGTACCGTCTTATTTTGGATACAATGTAAAAGGAGGTTCGCTGGAAGTAGGTAGAGCAAGTACGCAGGCAGTGGTCTGGACGATGGTTTTCATTATCCTTTCCGAATTGCTGTTAACCCAATTAATATTAAGCTGATGATTGAGGTAAAAGAATTAAAGAAAAGTTTTGATGGTGTTGAAGTACTAAAAGGAATTTCAACCTCTTTTGATAAAGGTAAAGTCAATTTAATTATTGGGCAGAGTGGTTCAGGAAAAACAGTTTTCCTTAAAAGTTTACTGAATGTTTTCCAGCCAACCTCCGGAGAGATCCTTTTTGATGGAAAAGATATCAATGTAATGACACGGGATGAAAAACAGCATCTCCGTTCTGAAATCGGAACAGTATTTCAGGGGAGTGCTCTGTTCGACTCCTTGACTGTGGAGGAAAATATTATGTTTCCTCTGGATATGTTTACGAATTTATCTTTCAGAGAAAAGAAGAGACGCGTTTTTGAAGTCATCGGGAGAGTACACCTGGATAAGGCCAATAAGAAATTTCCTTCCGAAATTTCCGGGGGAATGCAGAAAAGGGTTGCCATTGCAAGAGCTATTGTAAATAACCCAAAATATCTTTTCTGTGATGAGCCGAACTCGGGATTAGATCCCTATACCTCCAATGTGATTGATGATCTTCTTATTGAGATCACCAAAGAATATAATACAACCACCATTATCAATACCCACGATATGAATTCCGTAATGACCATTGGAGAGAAAATTGTTTATCTTCGGTTAGGAATCAAAGAATGGGAAGGAAATAAAGATGTATTGATCACAGCGGGCAATAAAAATCTGATTGACTTCGTTTATTCATCAGAACTCTTTAAAGAACTGAGAGAATATTTGCTTGAGAATAATAAAACTATTGATAATACAATTACAAAAATAGACGATAATGAAAAAGGCACTTAGTATCGCATTAATAGGATTTTCAGTATTTGCCTCCGCTCAGATTTCACTGGCAGGAAAAGCGAATTTAATATTTCCTACAGGATCGCCATCATGGAAAAATATTAAAGGAACAGTAAATGAAGCAGTGGAAGGAAGCGGAAAAAACAATGCGGGCTTCAATGTTGGTCTTTCATTAAAAGTACCTTTGCCAGGGGCTTTATATGTAATGCCGGAATTGTACTACACGCATTTTAAAAATGAATTTACTACGGAATCCACCACTTTTGATATCAAGAGTAACCGTATGGATTTGCCGGTACTTTTGGGATATAATGTTTTGGGAAATACGCTGGGGGTATTTGTAGGTCCCGTTGCCAGCTATAACCTGAGCAAGGAAGATACCTTTAATGATTTTAAAGAAAACTCCCGGGATAACTTTACAGTGGGATATCAGTTCGGGGCTCAGTTGGAAATAAAAAAACTGATTCTGAATGCCAGATATGAAGGAGCTTTCAGCAAAGATTCCCGAAACTTCATCAATAAAGTTTCCGGAGAGGAAATAAGATACGACAACAGACCGAACCTATTTATGGTTGGGCTGGGTTACAAATTTTAACGTCAAAATATACAATATATAAAATCCTCAAGTCATTAGATTTGAGGATTTTGATTTTGTGCCTGTAGCTCTGCTTCACGTTTTGCTATTTCAGCAGCCTGTTTTTCAAGTTCTTCTTTGTCTTTCTGGAGTTGCTTAAATTCCTTTTTCTTCTGCTCAGCCCGTATTGCGCTCCCTTTGCTTACATATCCCACCATTCCTCCGATAATTAAACCTATACCAACACCTCCCATAATACCCATAACATGGGACATCTGAAGGTCATTGATTCTAAAATTAGGTGAAGTAAGATAAAAAAGCAATACCGAAACGGCTAAGAGAATAAGTCCTGTAAGTGATAAACCTTTCATAATATTGTGTTGTTAAATTAAAATAAAAGCCTTATCAAATTGAACAAAATTTAATAAGGCCATTCAAGATTAAATTCTATTTATAACTTTCCACCTGCTGCTTTATAATATTCCAAAGCTTTAGGAAGGTCTTTATTAATATCTGAAATTCTTGTTTCAGGATTTGGGTGGGTAGATAAGAATTCGGGCTGTCTTGCTCCTGTAGCTGCTGCTTCCATTCTGCTCCAGAACGGAATTGCTTCTCTTGGATCATATCCGGCCATGGACATTAAGTATAATCCCATTTTATCTGCCTCGGATTCCTGATTTCTTCCATATTTTAATAAAGCTACCTGAGAACCGATAGGATATACTTTTTCAAAAACACTTGCCCATTGTCCGTTAGAAATTGTTCCTCCCAATATCTGACCTCCATACTGAGCAACCATAGCCTGAGAAATTCTCTCATTTCCATGTCCTGCTAAAGCATGAGAAACCTCGTGTCCCATTACTACGGCAAGACCATTATCATTTTTGGTAACGGGTAAAATTCCGGTATAAACGGCTACTTTTCCACCAGGCATACACCAGGCATTCAGCTCGCTACTCTGCAAAAGATTAAACTCCCAACTGTAGTTTGCCAAATCTGCACTTCTTCCGATACTCTGGTAATATCTTTCTGCTGCTGATTTTATTCTGTTTCCTATGGTTACCACTTTTTTTGCGTCTGCTGTCCCCGTAATAACTTTACCTTTCGATAAGGTAGTTTTGTATTCTTGTGAAGACATGGTAAGTATTTCGGAATTATTTGCCAACTGTAAAGAAGACCTTCCCGTAATAGGGTTGGTAGTACATGCTGCAACTGACAGAGCTACTGCTCCTATTCCTAATATGTGTGTTATTTTCATAGTTTAGAGGGTTGTTAAATCATCATTTACAATTTCTATTCCAAAATTTTTTCGAAACAGAATTTTTGCATACATTTTGCTATTTAAATTTAATAATTATTTTATTATCATGAAAAAGTATATTTCAATTATATTCATCTTTGCTTTTCTGTTGCTCTTTGAGAATAGTTTTGCTCAAACAAAAGTAGATCCTCAAACCATTGCAGGAATTGTGGGTGCCGAAGATTTTTCATTTCGTGCAGAAAGGGCAACCCCGACCAATTATGATGTGATCAATGTAATGAATTCCCTTCCCAACAGTACCTCAACAAGGATACTTGACCTTGGAGGGAGTAATTATTCTATCGATCTGAGAAAAGATAAGCTTGATGTTTATTTGCCCTATTTCGGAAGAGTATTTAATCCTACTTATGGCAATACAGATAAAAACGGTTATAAATTCACGTCCAAAGACTTTGCTGTCAGTAAATCTCAGGGCAAAAAAGGAAAATGGATTGTTAAGATTAAAGTCAATGACCAAAGCACTGTCGATGAGATCATTATTGAGATCTTTAAGAACGGAAGAGCCTTTACGTCGATCAGAAGCAATGACAGACAGCCTATTTCTTATGACGGATTTATTTCTAACAATATCGAGGAAAAGGAAAAGCTTTAGTTTTCCGGATTAAGAAATTTTTCAACAAATAATTTTGCTTCAGTGCTTGGGTTTGAAACCATGGCTGAGGCATTTTTTTTATGCTCAAGGTAGGATTCTTCTAAGGCTTCGTTTCTCTTCATCATGGCTAAAATATATTCCTGAACCCAATATTCGTATCGTTTTTCAGCCTGTTGGGTTCTAACTTCTTCGAAACTATTGGTTTTCTTTTTTAGATTAATGAAATCTGTTATTTTTTCAAAAATTTCTTCCAATCCTTCATTATGCAACGCAGAACCTAGTAAAACCGGAACTTTCCAATCTTTTTCTTTTGGCGGAATAAAATCGAGGGCACGTTTTAATTCTAATCTTGTATTTTTTGCTTTTTGAAGATTGTCTTTTTCCACTTTATTAATGAAAATTACGTCTACCATTTCCATAATTCCGCGTTTGATGCCCTGAAGTTCATCTCCACCTCCGATTATTTTCAGAAAGAGAAACACATCGGTAATATCTGCCACCAGTACTTCTGACTGCCCAACGCCGACGGTTTCAATTAAAATATAATCATAACCCGCTGCTTCACAAATCATCATTGTTTCAAAAGTGGTATTCGCAACGCCGCCTAAAAAACCTGAGCTTGGAGAAGGCCGAATAAAGGCATTTTCTTCTTTTGCCAGTTCTTCCATTCTGGTTTTATCTCCTAAAATACTCCCTTTATTAATTGCCGAGCTGGGATCAATGGCTAAAACAGCTACTTTTTTGCCATTTGCAATCGCTAATCTTCCGAAACTTTCAATAAAAGTTGACTTTCCTGCTCCCGGAACTCCTGTGATTCCTACACGAACGGAATTTCCTGTAAAAGGCATAATTTGTTTTAATAATTCTTCTGCCTGAGTTCTGTGTTCTGCCTTTTTACTTTCGACTAATGTAATGGCTTTTGCAATCAGACGTTTGTTGCCTGACCGTATTCCGTCAATTAGTTCTTCTGTAGAAAATTTCATTGACTCAAAAATAAGGATTAAAGAGGGAATTGTCAAATGTGAATGATGAATTTCTTTGAGTCACTGGTCAATTATACACTGATCAAAATTAACTTGCGAAGCAAAATTCACAATTCACCATTCTGCGGTTCATATTTATACTTCTTCTAAATTAACCCCCTTTTAATCAATGAAGAACGGAATTTGCTACATTTGTTACCAATCAAAATAAGAAACATGAAAAAGATAATCGCTGTAGCATCATTCACTGCTGTTTTACTGGCATCTTGTACATCAAAATCAACTACACCAACAGCTCCGATAGGGCCTGCAACATCTACAGCCGAGCAAATAGCACAGGGAAAAACGATTTTCGAAAACTCTTGTGGAAAATGTCATAAATTACCAGATCCAACCGCTCACACTTCGGTACAATGGGTAGGAATTATGAACTCGATGGCTCCTAAAGCTAAACTGACAGATGAGCAACATCAGTGGGTTTATGATTATGTTGTTTCTGTGAAGAAATAAACCTTTTCAAAAAATATTGTTATGAAAAATTTGATTTTAGGTATGATTATCGTGTCTGCATTTATGACTTCATGCGGACCCAAAAGTATGGCTGTAACCGGTCCCAAATACACCTCATCTGAACAAATCGTTCAGGGAAAAACCATTTTTGAGAACTCTTGTAACAAGTGTCACAAACTTCCTGATCCGGCAAAGCATGATGATCAAGGTTGGATAAAGACTTTAGCGAGAATGGCTCCTAAAGCCAAATTAACGGATGATCAGCATCAAATGGTTTATGATTATCTGATTTCTGCGAATAAGAAATAAACTTTCTTTTGAGAGTTTTCATATTTTAATTCTACTTCTATTTTAGGAGTAGATTTTTTTATGTTTAATTATTTCATTAAAAACAAAAAGAGACCCGAAAGTCTCTTTTAAATAGCATATAAATTAAAAATTATCTTACAATAAGCTTTTCAACTTGAGTTTTATCTCCCTGTTTAATATGAACCATATAAACACCTTTTTGGAAACCTCTCGTAGAAATTGCTTTCTTAGATGCCGCTTCTCGGGAATCTGAAAGAACTAGTTTTCCGGACATATCGAACATTGTAATCTTCACCTCTTCTTTAGATTTATCAATATTTCCTACGAAAAATTCATCGTATGTTGGATTTGGAAATACAATAAATTTAGTATCAGCTAATTTTATATCCTGAGTTGCCAAAGCTGTATTACACTCTTGGGGAACTGTAAAATCTTCTACCTGATCATTTGCTACAGAGCTACTTCCCGCGGATGCATTTACACCGAGCCCCCTTTTAGCAAACGTATTCCAGATCATACATTTATCGGCTGCAGCGTTTCCTACCGCATCAGCCTGAAGAATTGCATTTCTTCCATCAATAAATGAAGGATTACAAGCCTGTAATTTAAGCCCATCCATTACAATTTGTAGAGCTTTCGCATTTCCTGAAGTTGAGCTTGCCATTACATCACTATTATACCCATACTTTTCAATATATTTCCATGTAAGATCCCATAGCATCGTTGCCCATATAAAACCAATGGAATGAGCTCCTGTGACGGTATTTGTTCTTGCATAGGTATAATTATTCACTCCAAAATCAGGAGAATATTTAGCCGGTCGTATTCCGTCTCCTGTAGTTGGTTCACTGCTGGCATATGTTCCGATAGCTCTTGCTAAAGCAGACGTATCTCCCGGTTTTGTGGTAAGCATTAAAGCAAAATAATCTGACCAGCCTTCCCCCATTTGTTCAGCACTTTGAAGACAGCTATACCCTTGCCCTGTTAATCTGTTTGAAATACCATGCCCATATTCATGGGCTACAATCCCATTATCAAGGCTTGAATGTCTAAAGCCATTATAATCAAAATTCAATGTAAAGTTTACAGTTCCTGTACCAATTTGACTTACAAGAAAGTCTCCTTCCGTTTTTCCCATCATAATTGATGGAATATTGATCCCCGTAACCGCAGCATCGGCTCCCATATTAATAGGTGTTGTATTTACTGCATCATAAATAATGCCTCCAACAGCTCCAGCATTCTGCATATTTTTTACCTTTAGTGCAAAGCTACAGGTTCCCCTTTTTGCAATCCCTATTTTACCTGTCAAGCTTCCTGCAGTAAGTGCTGTACACGCATCATCAGGAGAAGAAATTGCCAAATCGCCTGTAACTGTTGGTCCTCCGATTAATAATGGGCCAAATGACGCACTGCCAGTTGCTACTTTAGGTCTATTGACAATAGCAGACGGAGAATTATATTGATATCTGATAACCGGATCATCTGCGGGTTGATCTCTATCCCAAAGGTACATCTGCATTCTAGGTGCAGCAAAGTAGGAATTGCCATTAAATACATATTCATATCCTGAGGCGAAATTAGCGTTATTTAAACCGCTTCCATCAAAAGCTTCAGCTCTTACAGCGTCTCCCTGTATTCCTCCTTTTCCAAAATTGTTAGTTTGAAAATTTCTTGCCGTTTCTGTAAATCCAAATTTATAAAAGATGTCATGCATCTTATTATTCATGTAAAACAGATTGGTAATCGCAGCGTCTCTGTACGCCACAGGATTATCATATCTTCCATCAGCAAAAGGAAAGTTAAATGTTAAACTACTGCCTCCATCAGGAGAATAGCCTGGAGTATTCGTATTGTTCTGATCCGAATAGGCGTACACATTATTTCCTCTTGTATTGGTATAATTGTTTGTTCCGTCAGAATGCCAGCCTTCAGGAGATGCTACCAGATACCAAGGATCACTCACAACAGCCCGGGATCCAAATGTTGGCGCTTCTACCGGTAAAGGAAAAACGTTATAAGAGGCACTTGTAGGCGGCGGAGTAACGGTATTAGCAAAGTAATTATTTGTACTCTGCTCACTATCGAAAGGTGAATTTTCCACACTTTCTGAATGCGCTGTTTCTGAGTGATGACCATTCTCAAATTGGCAGTTAATTGTTGTATTATGTTTAGAAAGCACTTCTCCTGAGCTTGCATCC
The sequence above is a segment of the Chryseobacterium sp. MYb264 genome. Coding sequences within it:
- a CDS encoding MlaE family ABC transporter permease, with amino-acid sequence MLKKFFTAVGEYILLLGKSIQKPQKMRVFWKLFMREINDLGVNSFGLVIFTSIFVGAVVAIQMFNNFDASSFPIPPSFVGYATKAVLILEFAPTIISLILAGKVGSYIASSIGTMRVSEQIDALDIMGVNSPNFLIFPKIIACMLFNPLLIAISIVFGIGGGYIAGILTGNWTTNDYMIGIQMYMPNLFIYYAFTKTIVFAFIIATVPSYFGYNVKGGSLEVGRASTQAVVWTMVFIILSELLLTQLILS
- a CDS encoding ABC transporter ATP-binding protein, giving the protein MIEVKELKKSFDGVEVLKGISTSFDKGKVNLIIGQSGSGKTVFLKSLLNVFQPTSGEILFDGKDINVMTRDEKQHLRSEIGTVFQGSALFDSLTVEENIMFPLDMFTNLSFREKKRRVFEVIGRVHLDKANKKFPSEISGGMQKRVAIARAIVNNPKYLFCDEPNSGLDPYTSNVIDDLLIEITKEYNTTTIINTHDMNSVMTIGEKIVYLRLGIKEWEGNKDVLITAGNKNLIDFVYSSELFKELREYLLENNKTIDNTITKIDDNEKGT
- a CDS encoding outer membrane beta-barrel protein is translated as MKKALSIALIGFSVFASAQISLAGKANLIFPTGSPSWKNIKGTVNEAVEGSGKNNAGFNVGLSLKVPLPGALYVMPELYYTHFKNEFTTESTTFDIKSNRMDLPVLLGYNVLGNTLGVFVGPVASYNLSKEDTFNDFKENSRDNFTVGYQFGAQLEIKKLILNARYEGAFSKDSRNFINKVSGEEIRYDNRPNLFMVGLGYKF
- a CDS encoding M48 family metallopeptidase, with the protein product MKITHILGIGAVALSVAACTTNPITGRSSLQLANNSEILTMSSQEYKTTLSKGKVITGTADAKKVVTIGNRIKSAAERYYQSIGRSADLANYSWEFNLLQSSELNAWCMPGGKVAVYTGILPVTKNDNGLAVVMGHEVSHALAGHGNERISQAMVAQYGGQILGGTISNGQWASVFEKVYPIGSQVALLKYGRNQESEADKMGLYLMSMAGYDPREAIPFWSRMEAAATGARQPEFLSTHPNPETRISDINKDLPKALEYYKAAGGKL
- a CDS encoding DUF4251 domain-containing protein; amino-acid sequence: MKKYISIIFIFAFLLLFENSFAQTKVDPQTIAGIVGAEDFSFRAERATPTNYDVINVMNSLPNSTSTRILDLGGSNYSIDLRKDKLDVYLPYFGRVFNPTYGNTDKNGYKFTSKDFAVSKSQGKKGKWIVKIKVNDQSTVDEIIIEIFKNGRAFTSIRSNDRQPISYDGFISNNIEEKEKL
- the meaB gene encoding methylmalonyl Co-A mutase-associated GTPase MeaB codes for the protein MKFSTEELIDGIRSGNKRLIAKAITLVESKKAEHRTQAEELLKQIMPFTGNSVRVGITGVPGAGKSTFIESFGRLAIANGKKVAVLAIDPSSAINKGSILGDKTRMEELAKEENAFIRPSPSSGFLGGVANTTFETMMICEAAGYDYILIETVGVGQSEVLVADITDVFLFLKIIGGGDELQGIKRGIMEMVDVIFINKVEKDNLQKAKNTRLELKRALDFIPPKEKDWKVPVLLGSALHNEGLEEIFEKITDFINLKKKTNSFEEVRTQQAEKRYEYWVQEYILAMMKRNEALEESYLEHKKNASAMVSNPSTEAKLFVEKFLNPEN
- a CDS encoding c-type cytochrome produces the protein MKKIIAVASFTAVLLASCTSKSTTPTAPIGPATSTAEQIAQGKTIFENSCGKCHKLPDPTAHTSVQWVGIMNSMAPKAKLTDEQHQWVYDYVVSVKK
- a CDS encoding cytochrome C; this translates as MKNLILGMIIVSAFMTSCGPKSMAVTGPKYTSSEQIVQGKTIFENSCNKCHKLPDPAKHDDQGWIKTLARMAPKAKLTDDQHQMVYDYLISANKK
- a CDS encoding T9SS-dependent M36 family metallopeptidase, translated to MNRKLFLLPISLAVFFAFGTFSAQNSKTIIQDYYKKSSQLNQKNGGNSSKVDVIILNEDASRSLGANIVNVQQTYDGLRVYNAFGKVIIKGDKIISEKNEFSKNIIIAQQGKIVDKVPENTLKQNLGVDEISNVDYLPDLYFNKNGLYIIAKELFVYDKNSSDIWHVIADASSGEVLSKHNTTINCQFENGHHSETAHSESVENSPFDSEQSTNNYFANTVTPPPTSASYNVFPLPVEAPTFGSRAVVSDPWYLVASPEGWHSDGTNNYTNTRGNNVYAYSDQNNTNTPGYSPDGGSSLTFNFPFADGRYDNPVAYRDAAITNLFYMNNKMHDIFYKFGFTETARNFQTNNFGKGGIQGDAVRAEAFDGSGLNNANFASGYEYVFNGNSYFAAPRMQMYLWDRDQPADDPVIRYQYNSPSAIVNRPKVATGSASFGPLLIGGPTVTGDLAISSPDDACTALTAGSLTGKIGIAKRGTCSFALKVKNMQNAGAVGGIIYDAVNTTPINMGADAAVTGINIPSIMMGKTEGDFLVSQIGTGTVNFTLNFDYNGFRHSSLDNGIVAHEYGHGISNRLTGQGYSCLQSAEQMGEGWSDYFALMLTTKPGDTSALARAIGTYASSEPTTGDGIRPAKYSPDFGVNNYTYARTNTVTGAHSIGFIWATMLWDLTWKYIEKYGYNSDVMASSTSGNAKALQIVMDGLKLQACNPSFIDGRNAILQADAVGNAAADKCMIWNTFAKRGLGVNASAGSSSVANDQVEDFTVPQECNTALATQDIKLADTKFIVFPNPTYDEFFVGNIDKSKEEVKITMFDMSGKLVLSDSREAASKKAISTRGFQKGVYMVHIKQGDKTQVEKLIVR